TCCTGAAACGAGTTCAGGATGACGAGAGCCCAATGTCATGCCGAACTTGTTGCCGCTTCGCGGGAACGAACCGTTTCGGCATCTATACCATAAAGAAGCGCATTTAAATTTGTCGTCATGTATAATTTGGAGGAGAAAAAAAAGATTGATTGAACGCTCAAATAATTGATTATTTTAGAACATTACGGTCCTGTTTGAATTTTCTTCCATATAAATAACCGCGGAGGTGTTTCCATGCCGGTAAAAACATTAAAAGATTTTCTGGATAAGAATCACGTCAAATATTTAAGCATCAAACATTCCCCGGCGTTCACTGCCCAGGAAATCGCCGAGCTTTCCCATATTCACGGAAAGCAGATGGCCAAGGTGGTCGTGCTGAAGATCGATGGCAGGATGGACATGGCAGTCACCGGAGCCCATCACCGTCTCGATTTGACTGCTCTTGCGGAAAAGATTTGCACGAATGAAATTTTCCTGGCCGACGAAAAAGAATTTAAGAACAGGTTTCCGGACTGCGAGGTTGGCGCAATGCCGCCGTTCGGCAATTTATACAGCA
The window above is part of the Candidatus Latescibacter sp. genome. Proteins encoded here:
- a CDS encoding YbaK/EbsC family protein, with amino-acid sequence MPVKTLKDFLDKNHVKYLSIKHSPAFTAQEIAELSHIHGKQMAKVVVLKIDGRMDMAVTGAHHRLDLTALAEKICTNEIFLADEKEFKNRFPDCEVGAMPPFGNLYSMDVYVDSSLAENSEIVFNAGSHTEVIRMSFADFSRLVKPKIF